The Acyrthosiphon pisum isolate AL4f unplaced genomic scaffold, pea_aphid_22Mar2018_4r6ur Scaffold_21556;HRSCAF=24241, whole genome shotgun sequence sequence NNNNNNNNNNNNNNNNNNNNNNNNNNNNNNNNNNNNNNNNNNNNNNNNNNNNNNNNNNNNNNNNNNNNNNNNNNNNNNNNNNNNNNNNNNNNNNNNNNNNNNNNNNNNNNNNNNNNNNNNNNNNNNNNNNNNNNNNNNNNNNNNNNNNNNNNNNNNNNNNNNNNNNNNNNNNNNNNNNNNNNNNNNNNNNNNNNNNNNNNNNNNNNNNNNNNNNNNNNNNNNNNNNNNNNNNNNNNNNNNNNNNNNNNNNNNNNNNNNNNNNNNNNNNNNNNNNNNNNNNNNNNNNNNNNNNNNNNNNNNNNNNNNNNNNNNNNNNNNNNNNNNNNNNNNNNNNNNNNNNNNNNNNNNNNNNNNNNNNNNNNNNNNNNNNNNNNNNNNNNNNNNNNNNNNNNNNNNNNNNNNNNNNNNNNNNNNNNNNNNNNNNNNNNNNNNNNNNNNNNNNNNNNNNNNNNNNNNNNNNNNNNNNNNNNNNNNNNNNNNNNNNNNNNNNNNNNNNNNNNNNNNNNNNNNNNNNNNNNNNNNNNNNNNNNNNNNNNNNNNNNNNNNNNNNNNNNNNNNNNNNNNNNNNNNNNNNNNNNNNNNNNNNNNNNNNNNNNNNNNNNNNNNNNNNNNNNNNNNNNNNNNNNNNNNNNNNNNNNNNNNNNNNNNNNNNNNNNNNNNNNNNNNNNNNNNNNNNNNNNNNNNNNNNNNNNNNNNNNNNNNNNNNNNNNNNNNNNNNNNNNNNNNNNNNNNNNNNNNNNNNNNNNNNNNNNNNNNNNNNNNNNNNNNNNNNNNNNNNNNNNNNNNNNNNNNNNNNNNNNNNNNNNNNNNNNNNNNNNNNNNNNNNNNNNNNNNNNNNNNNNNNNNNNNNNNNNNNNNNNNNNNNNNNNNNNNNNNNNNNNNNNNNNNNNNNNNNNNNNNNNNNNNNNNNNNNNNNNNNNNNNNNNNNNNNNNNNNNNNNNNNNNNNNNNNNNNNNNNNNNNNNNNNNNNNNNNNNNNNNNNNNNNNNNNNNNNNNNNNNNNNNNNNNNNNNNNNNNNNNNNNNNNNNNNNNNNNNNNNNNNNNNNNNNNNNNNNNNNNNNNNNNNNNNNNNNNNNNNNNNNNNNNNNNNNNNNNNNNNNNNNNNNNNNNNNNNNNNNNNNNNNNNNNNNNNNNNNNNNNNNNNNNNNNNNNNNNNNNNNNNNNNNNNNNNNNNNNNNNNNNNNNNNNNNNNNNNNNNNNNNNNNNNNNNNNNNNNNNNNNNNNNNNNNNNNNNNNNNNNNNNNNNNNNNNNNNNNNNNNNNNNNNNNNNNNNNNNNNNNNNNNNNNNNNNNNNNNNNNNNNNNNNNNNNNNNNNNNNNNNNNNNNNNNNNNNNNNNNNNNNNNNNNNNNNNNNNNNNNNNNNNNNNNNNNNNNNNNNNNNNNNNNNNNNNNNNNNNNNNNNNNNNNNNNNNNNNNNNNNNNNNNNNNNNNNNNNNNNNNNNNNNNNNNNNNNNNNNNNNNNNNNNNNNNNNNNNNNNNNNNNNNNNNNNNNNNNNNNNNNNNNNNNNNNNNNNNNNNNNNNNNNNNNNNNNNNNNNNNNNNNNNNNNNNNNNNNNNNNNNNNNNNNNNNNNNNNNNNNNNNNNNNNNNNNNNNNNNNNNNNNNNNNNNNNNNNNNNNNNNNNNNNNNNNNNNNNNNNNNNNNNNNNNNNNNNNNNNNNNNNNNNNNNNNNNNNNNNNNNNNNNNNNNNNNNNNNNNNNNNNNNNNNNNNNNNNNNNNNNNNNNNNNNNNNNNNNNNNNNNNNNNNNNNNNNNNNNNNNNNNNNNNNNNNNNNNNNNNNNNNNNNNNNNNNNNNNNNNNNNNNNNNNNNNNNNNNNNNNNNNNNNNNNNNNNNNNNNNNNNNNNNNNNNNNNNNNNNNNNNNNNNNNNNNNNNNNNNNNNNNNNNNNNNNNNNNNNNNNNNNNNNNNNNNNNNNNNNNNNNNNNNNNNNNNNNNNNNNNNNNNNNNNNNNNNNNNNNNNNNNNNNNNNNNNNNNNNNNNNNNNNNNNNNNNNNNNNNNNNNNNNNNNNNNNNNNNNNNNNNNNNNNNNNNNNNNNNNNNNNNNNNNNNNNNNNNNNNNNNNNNNNNNNNNNNNNNNNNNNNNNNNNNNNNNNNNNNNNNNNNNNNNNNNNNNNNNNNNNNNNNNNNNNNNNNNNNNNNNNNNNNNNNNNNNNNNNNNNNNNNNNNNNNNNNNNNNNNNNNNNNNNNNNNNNNNNNNNNNNNNNNNNNNNNNNNNNNNNNNNNNNNNNNNNNNNNNNNNNNNNNNNNNNNNNNNNNNNNNNNNNNNNNNNNNNNNNNNNNNNNNNNNNNNNNNNNNNNNNNNNNNNNNNNNNNNNNNNNNNNNNNNNNNNNNNNNNNNNNNNNNNNNNNNNNNNNNNNNNNNNNNNNNNNNNNNNNNNNNNNNNNNNNNNNNNNNNNNNNNNNNNNNNNNNNNNNNNNNNNNNNNNNNNNNNNNNNNNNNNNNNNNNNNNNNNNNNNNNNNNNNNNNNNNNNNNNNNNNNNNNNNNNNNNNNNNNNNNNNNNNNNNNNNNNNNNNNNNNNNNNNNNNNNNNNNNNNNNNNNNNNNNNNNNNNNNNNNNNNNNNNNNNNNNNNNNNNNNNNNNNNNNNNNNNNNNNNNNNNNNNNNNNNNNNNNNNNNNNNNNNNNNNNNNNNNNNNNNNNNNNNNNNNNNNNNNNNNNNNNNNNNNNNNNNNNNNNNNNNNNNNNNNNNNNNNNNNNNNNNNNNNNNNNNNNNNNNNNNNNNNNNNNNNNNNNNNNNNNNNNNNNNNNNNNNNNNNNNNNNNNNNNNNNNNNNNNNNNNNNNNNNNNNNNNNNNNNNNNNNNNNNNNNNNNNNNNNNNNNNNNNNNNNNNNNNNNNNNNNNNNNNNNNNNNNNNNNNNNNNNNNNNNNNNNNNNNNNNNNNNNNNNNNNNNNNNNNNNNNNNNNNNNNNNNNNNNNNNNNNNNNNNNNNNNNNNNNNNNNNNNNNNNNNNNNNNNNNNNNNNNNNNNNNNNNNNNNNNNNNNNNNNNNNNNNNNNNNNNNNNNNNNNNNNNNNNNNNNNNNNNNNNNNNNNNNNNNNNNNNNNNNNNNNNNNNNNNNNNNNNNNNNNNNNNNNNNNNNNNNNNNNNNNNNNNNNNNNNNNNNNNNNNNNNNNNNNNNNNNNNNNNNNNNNNNNNNNNNNNNNNNNNNNNNNNNNNNNNNNNNNNNNNNNNNNNNNNNNNNNNNNNNNNNNNNNNNNNNNNNNNNNNNNNNNNNNNNNNNNNNNNNNNNNNNNNNNNNNNNNNNNNNNNNNNNNNNNNNNNNNNNNNNNNNNNNNNNNNNNNNNNNNNNNNNNNNNNNNNNNNNNNNNNNNNNNNNNNNNNNNNNNNNNNNNNNNNNNNNNNNNNNNNNNNNNNNNNNNNNNNNNNNNNNNNNNNNNNNNNNNNNNNNNNNNNNNNNNNNNNNNNNNNNNNNNNNNNNNNNNNNNNNNNNNNNNNNNNNNNNNNNNNNNNNNNNNNNNNNNNNNNNNNNNNNNNNNNNNNNNNNNNNNNNNNNNNNNNNNNNNNNNNNNNNNNNNNNNNNNNNNNNNNNNNNNNNNNNNNNNNNNNNNNNNNNNNNNNNNNNNNNNNNNNNNNNNNNNNNNNNNNNNNNNNNNNNNNNNNNNNNNNNNNNNNNNNNNNNNNNNNNNNNNNNNNNNNNNNNNNNNNNNNNNNNNNNNNNNNNNNNNNNNNNNNNNNNNNNNNNNNNNNNNNNNNNNNNNNNNNNNNNNNNNNNNNNNNNNNNNNNNNNNNNNNNNNNNNNNNNNNNNNNNNNNNNNNNNNNNNNNNNNNNNNNNNNNNNNNNNNNNNNNNNNNNNNNNNNNNNNNNNNNNNNNNNNNNNNNNNNNNNNNNNNNNNNNNNNNNNNNNNNNNNNNNNNNNNNNNNNNNNNNNNNNNNNNNNNNNNNNNNNNNNNNNNNNNNNNNNNNNNNNNNNNNNNNNNNNNNNNNNNNNNNNNNNNNNNNNNNNNNNNNNNNNNNNNNNNNNNNNNNNNNNNNNNNNNNNNNNNNNNNNNNNNNNNNNNNNNNNNNNNNNNNNNNNNNNNNNNNNNNNNNNNNNNNNNNNNNNNNNNNNNNNNNNNNNNNNNNNNNNNNNNNNNNNNNNNNNNNNNNNNNNNNNNNNNNNNNNNNNNNNNNNNNNNNNNNNNNNNNNNNNNNNNNNNNNNNNNNNNNNNNNNNNNNNNNNNNNNNNNNNNNNNNNNNNNNNNNNNNNNNNNNNNNNNNNNNNNNNNNNNNNNNNNNNNNNNNNNNNNNNNNNNNNNNNNNNNNNNNNNNNNNNNNNNNNNNNNNNNNNNNNNNNNNNNNNNNNNNNNNNNNNNNNNNNNNNNNNNNNNNNNNNNNNNNNNNNNNNNNNNNNNNNNNNNNNNNNNNNNNNNNNNNNNNNNNNNNNNNNNNNNNNNNNNNNNNNNNNNNNNNNNNNNNNNNNNNNNNNNNNNNNNNNNNNNNNNNNNNNNNNNNNNNNNNNNNNNNNNNNNNNNNNNNNNNNNNNNNNNNNNNNNNNNNNNNNNNNNNNNNNNNNNNNNNNNNNNNNNNNNNNNNNNNNNNNNNNNNNNNNNNNNNNNNNNNNNNNNNNNNNNNNNNNNNNNNNNNNNNNNNNNNNNNNNNNNNNNNNNNNNNNNNNNNNNNNNNNNNNNNNNNNNNNNNNNNNNNNNNNNNNNNNNNNNNNNNNNNNNNNNNNNNNNNNNNNNNNNNNNNNNNNNNNNNNNNNNNNNNNNNNNNNNNNNNNNNNNNNNNNNNNNNNNNNNNNNNNNNNNNNNNNNNNNNNNNNNNNNNNNNNNNNNNNNNNNNNNNNNNNNNNNNNNNNNNNNNNNNNNNNNNNNNNNNNNNNNNNNNNNNNNNNNNNNNNNNNNNNNNNNNNNNNNNNNNNNNNNNNNNNNNNNNNNNNNNNNNNNNNNNNNNNNNNNNNNNNNNNNNNNNNNNNNNNNNNNNNNNNNNNNNNNNNNNNNNNNNNNNNNNNNNNNNNNNNNNNNNNNNNNNNNNNNNNNNNNNNNNNNNNNNNNNNNNNNNNNNNNNNNNNNNNNNNNNNNNNNNNNNNNNNNNNNNNNNNNNNNNNNNNNNNNNNNNNNNNNNNNNNNNNNNNNNNNNNNNNNNNNNNNNNNNNNNNNNNNNNNNNNNNNNNNNNNNNNNNNNNNNNNNNNNNNNNNNNNNNNNNNNNNNNNNNNNNNNNNNNNNNNNNNNNNNNNNNNNNNNNNNNNNNNNNNNNNNNNNNNNNNNNNNNNNNNNNNNNNNNNNNNNNNNNNNNNNNNNNNNNNNNNNNNNNNNNNNNNNNNNNNNNNNNNNNNNNNNNNNNNNNNNNNNNNNNNNNNNNNNNNNNNNNNNNNNNNNNNNNNNNNNNNNNNNNNNNNNNNNNNNNNNNNNNNNNNNNNNNNNNNNNNNNNNNNNNNNNNNNNNNNNNNNNNNNNNNNNNNNNNNNNNNNNNNNNNNNNNNNNNNNNNNNNNNNNNNNNNNNNNNNNNNNNNNNNNNNNNNNNNNNNNNNNNNNNNNNNNNNNNNNNNNNNNNNNNNNNNNNNNNNNNNNNNNNNNNNNNNNNNNNNNNNNNNNNNNNNNNNNNNNNNNNNNNNNNNNNNNNNNNNNNNNNNNNNNNNNNNNNNNNNNNNNNNNNNNNNNNNNNNNNNNNNNNNNNNNNNNNNNNNNNNNNNNNNNNNNNNNNNNNNNNNNNNNNNNNNNNNNNNNNNNNNNNNNNNNNNNNNNNNNNNNNNNNNNNNNNNNNNNNNNNNNNNNNNNNNNNNNNNNNNNNNNNNNNNNNNNNNNNNNNNNNNNNNNNNNNNNNNNNNNNNNNNNNNNNNNNNNNNNNNNNNNNNNNNNNNNNNNNNNNNNNNNNNNNNNNNNNNNNNNNNNNNNNNNNNNNNNNNNNNNNNNNNNNNNNNNNNNNNNNNNNNNNNNNNNNNNNNNNNNNNNNNNNNNNNNNNNNNNNNNNNNNNNNNNNNNNNNNNNNNNNNNNNNNNNNNNNNNNNNNNNNNNNNNNNNNNNNNNNNNNNNNNNNNNNNNNNNNNNNNNNNNNNNNNNNNNNNNNNNNNNNNNNNNNNNNNNNNNNNNNNNNNNNNNNNNNNNNNNNNNNNNNNNNNNNNNNNNNNNNNNNNNNNNNNNNNNNNNNNNNNNNNNNNNNNNNNNNNNNNNNNNNNNNNNNNNNNNNNNNNNNNNNNNNNNNNNNNNNNNNNNNNNNNNNNNNNNNNNNNNNNNNNNNNNNNNNNNNNNNNNNNNNNNNNNNNNNNNNNNNNNNNNNNNNNNNNNNNNNNNNNNNNNNNNNNNNNNNNNNNNNNNNNNNNNNNNNNNNNNNNNNNNNNNNNNNNNNNNNNNNNNNNNNNNNNNNNNNNNNNNNNNNNNNNNNNNNNNNNNNNNNNNNNNNNNNNNNNNNNNNNNNNNNNNNNNNNNNNNNNNNNNNNNNNNNNNNNNNNNNNNNNNNNNNNNNNNNNNNNNNNNNNNNNNNNNNNNNNNNNNNNNNNNNNNNNNNNNNNNNNNNNNNNNNNNNNNNNNNNNNNNNNNNNNNNNNNNNNNNNNNNNNNNNNNNNNNNNNNNNNNNNNNNNNNNNNNNNNNNNNNNNNNNNNNNNNNNNNNNNNNNNNNNNNNNNNNNNNNNNNNNNNNNNNNNNNNNNNNNNNNNNNNNNNNNNNNNNNNNNNNNNNNNNNNNNNNNNNNNNNNNNNNNNNNNNNNNNNNNNNNNNNNNNNNNNNNNNNNNNNNNNNNNNNNNNNNNNNNNNNNNNNNNNNNNNNNNNNNNNNNNNNNNNNNNNNNNNNNNNNNNNNNNNNNNNNNNNNNNNNNNNNNNNNNNNNNNNNNNNNNNNNNNNNNNNNNNNNNNNNNNNNNNNNNNNNNNNNNNNNNNNNNNNNNNNNNNNNNNNNNNNNNNNNNNNNNNNNNNNNNNNNNNNNNNNNNNNNNNNNNNNNNNNNNNNNNNNNNNNNNNNNNNNNNNNNNNNNNNNNNNNNNNNNNNNNNNNNNNNNNNNNNNNNNNNNNNNNNNNNNNNNNNNNNNNNNNNNNNNNNNNNNNNNNNNNNNNNNNNNNNNNNNNNNNNNNNNNNNNNNNNNNNNNNNNNNNNNNNNNNNNNNNNNNNNNNNNNNNNNNNNNNNNNNNNNNNNNNNNNNNNNNNNNNNNNNNNNNNNNNNNNNNNNNNNNNNNNNNNNNNNNNNNNNNNNNNNNNNNNNNNNNNNNNNNNNNNNNNNNNNNNNNNNNNNNNNNNNNNNNNNNNNNNNNNNNNNNNNNNNNNNNNNNNNNNNNNNNNNNNNNNNNNNNNNNNNNNNNNNNNNNNNNNNNNNNNNNNNNNNNNNNNNNNNNNNNNNNNNNNNNNNNNNNNNNNNNNNNNNNNNNNNNNNNNNNNNNNNNNNNNNNNNNNNNNNNNNNNNNNNNNNNNNNNNNNNNNNNNNNNNNNNNNNNNNNNNNNNNNNNNNNNNNNNNNNNNNNNNNNNNNNNNNNNNNNNNNNNNNNNNNNNNNNNNNNNNNNNNNNNNNNNNNNNNNNNNNNNNNNNNNNNNNNNNTGTGTCAAATGATTTGCTAATAAATTCGCGCGGGGTCATTAAACTCGGGTGTATTACTCCCGTCCTTGCGGCTGTTATGATAGCGCTTATTGATTGTGTTTCCATTGAATATTGAGCTAATAGGGCTGTAAATATACCGTGTATTTTATtcgacaaaattaatgtttccatagtattagttttattaactaACTGTCCTATTACCCCTTGTTTATCTACCAACTCCGCGTATAACCTGTTTCCTTCCCCCGACGTCGTACTTACACCCTTTACTACAGTTGTTTGGTCTCTAAGTATATGTAacatacgttcatttgttttgtCTATTTTACCTATTTCGTCTATTGACTCTTTTGCACAATCGACGTCGCATACCCCGAATAGTGTTTTCATCGCTGATCCCACAAAATTTACTAATCCCCGTCTTTTCCTACTTGGAAAAGTGGTTGCTTCTCCCGAATATTCAGAGTATCTACCTATCGATTCGTACATTTTTTCGCGTTGTAACGAAATTTCTTGGAACATAACCTTAAAAATATCGTCTAATCTCGAACACATTTCGGGTGCCGTTACGTtcgttttacaattattattcattatacttattTCCGTATTTAATTTATCGTGTCTACTGTCGTAATTTTGCAATGGCAAATACGTTATTAATTGCCAGGTAGCTCCTGTCAATCTTACAGTTCcgtaattttcataatacatcattgtttgatttttaaattcttccACCTTATAGGGAAGTTGACTTTGAATtgctgttattaaataaaacctaaaataatatatatacatattagcttccaaatttatgaaaaatttagcCTTATCATGCTATATTATCGTATGCTTCATAATTCTCAGTCAATCTTTACTTGGTCAAATGCAGTGTTGtgctttagataattttatctagataaatttatctagatatgttatctagataaaaatttcatatctttatcttatttagataaaaaataaaattgacatcNNNNNNNNNNNNNNNNNNNNNNNNNNNNNNNNNNNNNNNNNNNNNNNNNNACTAAATTTGTGATTTTACGACCACTTAAATTTAAACGGGCTGAAGAAGTTGCATACTGCTTACTCGATATTTTCACTCTTTTCGGTGCACCAAATATACTCCACTCGGACAACGGGAGAGAATTTGTAAATGCTGTTATTACAAATCTATGTAGTATGTGGCCTGAAGTGAAAATAGTTCACGGAAAAGCTCGCCATAGTCAATCTCAAGGTTCTGTGGAGCGTGCCAATCAAGATATAGAAAGTATGATTGCAACGTGGATGGAGACAAATAAAACGACGAAATGGTCAGAGTCTTTAAGATTCGTACAAGCTATGAAGAACGGAGCTTTTCATTCTGGTTCATACTgtattaaaatgtgaattttaatttttaaaagatacacacaaaaattaataattaggggAGAGTGGGtggattttatatttgataattacaaTCTGTAGTCTAGATGGTTGTGAATACTATTTGACTGATAACGATGGTAGGAAAAAAGTCCCAATTCTCGGGGAAAAAAAGTTTCGGGGGAAAAAAAGTCTTGGGGCTCAAAAGTCTGTATTCTAAGGATAAtatcttttaacttaatattacataatttaatttctaattataaagttaagtatattcgaatatgtatcttatataattaactattttttacttagattattcaacttagattattatttttattgatgtaaataatctgtaacaaatttatattaaactaatttacGTGTACCCCGCATTCTAATCTGCCCCACTCTCCcctacattttatacatattttataattaatacatttttaggaattAAACGATCTCCATATGAAGCCATGTTtggtattaaaatgaaaatgggATTAGCTAATtcaattattccaaaaaatatattgccaGGACTGCAAACAGAAGAGGATTTAGAGGCAGCGCTTACAGaaccaatatttgaaaatgaagaAGTTGAAATAAACAAGGATGATGAAACTTTAGCAAatgaaaatttagaaataagGGACGTAGAAAATGTAATACCGGTGAGGacacaaaaaattaatcaaCAGTCGAGAAGAATCACACATTGGACTTCAAAANNNNNNNNNNNNNNNNNNNNNNNNNNNNNNNNNNNNNNNNNNNNNNNNNNNNNNNNNNNNNNNNNNNNNNNNNNNNNNNNNNNNNNNNNNNNNNNNNNNNNNNNNNNNNNNNNNNNNNNNNNNNNNNNNNNNNNNNNNNNNNNNNNNNNNNNNNNNNNNNNNNNNNNNNNNNNNNNNNNNNNNNNNNNNNNNNNNNNNNNNNNNNNNNNNNNNNNNNNNNNNNNNNNNNNNNNNNNNNNNNNNNNNNNNNNNNNNNNNNNNNNNNNNNNNNNNNNNNNNNNNNNNNNNNNNNNNNNNNNNNNNNNNNNNNNNNNNNNNNNNNNNNNNNNNNNNNNNNNNNNNNNNNNNNNNNNNNNNNNNNNNNNNNNNNNNNNNNNNNNNNNNNNNNNNNNNNNNNNNNNNNNNNNNNNNNNNNNNNNNNNNNNNNNNNNNNNNNNNNNNNNNNNNNNNNNNNNNNNNNNNNNNNNNNNNNNNNNNNNNNNNNNNNNNNNNNNNNNNNNNNNNNNNNNNNNNNNNNNNNNNNNNNNNNNNNNNNNNNNNNNNNNNNNNNNNNNNNNNNNNNNNNNNNNNNNNNNNNNNNNNNNNNNNNNNNNNNNNNNNNNNNNNNNNNNNNNNNNNNNNNNNNNNNNNNNNNNNNNNNNNNNNNNNNNNNNNNNNNNNNNNNNNNNNNNNNNNNNNNNNNNNNNNNNNNNNNNNNNNNNNNNNNNNNNNNNNNNNNNNNNNNNNNNNNNNNNNNNNNNNNNNNNNNNNNNNNNNNNNNNNNNNNNNNNNNNNNNNNNNNNNNNNNNNNNNNNNNNNNNNNNNNNNNNNNNNNNNNNNNNNNNNNNNNNNNNNNNNNNNNNNNNNNNNNNNNNNNNNNNNNNNNNNNNNNNNNNNNNNNNNNNNNNNNNNNNNNNNNNNNNNNNNNNNNNNNNNNNNNNNNNNNNNNNNNNNNNNNNNNNNNNNNNNNNNNNNNNNNNNNNNNNNNNNNNNNNNNNNNNNNNNNNNNNNNNNNNNNNNNNNNNNNNNNNNNNNNNNNNNNNNNNNNNNNNNNNNNNNNNNNNNNNNNNNNNNNNNNNNNNNNNNNNNNNNNNNNNNNNNNNNNNNNNNNNNNNNNNNNNNNNNNNNNNNNNNNNNNNNNNNNNNNNNNNNNNNNNNNNNNNNNNNNNNNNNNNNNNNNNNNNNNNNNNNNNNNNNNNNNNNNNNNNNNNNNNNNNNNNNNNNNNNNNNNNNNNNNNNNNNNNNNNNNNNNNNNNNNNNNNNNNNNNNNNNNNNNNNNNNNNNNNNNNNNNNNNNNNNNNNNNNNNNNNNNNNNNNNNNNNNNNNNNNNNNNNNNNNNNNNNNNNNNNNNNNNNNNNNNNNNNNNNNNNNNNNNNNNNNNNNNNNNNNNNNNNNNNNNNNNNNNNNNNNNNNNNNNNNNNNNNNNNNNNNNNNNNNNNNNNNNNNNNNNNNNNNNNNNNNNNNNNNNNNNNNNNNNNNNNNNNNNNNNNNNNNNNNNNNNNNNNNNNNNNNNNNNNNNNNNNNNNNNNNNNNNNNNNNNNNNNNNNNNNNNNNNNNNNNNNNNNNNNNNNNNNNNNNNNNNNNNNNNNNNNNNNNNNNNNNNNNNNNNNNNNNNNNNNNNNNNNNNNNNNNNNNNNNNNNNNNNNNNNNNNNNNNNNNNNNNNNNNNNNNNNNNNNNNNNNNNNNNNNNNNNNNNNNNNNNNNNNNNNNNNNNNNNNNNNNNNNNNNNNNNNNNNNNNNNNNNNNNNNNNNNNNNNNNNNNNNNNNNNNNNNNNNNNNNNNNNNNNNNNNNNNNNNNNNNNNNNNNNNNNNNNNNNNNNNNNNNNNNNNNNNNNNNNNNNNNNNGATGCCGGTAACAAATCCTtgagaaataaacaaaaaataaattaaataattttgtcatcCAATTAAAATCAAACATCACCATTATTACCTGCACATTTTTGTCAGTGACTGTGACCTGCCCTGAATAAATAAACTCTACTAATAGTTGTAATGCGGTGGAATCTAAGTTTTTGATGACAACAATatcttgattatttttttttaaatttgtgaacATTGCATGGAAATATGGACTAGCCGATGCCAAAACCACTTTATGACCGAATATACTTCCACCATCATCTGTTTCTAGTTTAATATCACAGAAAACCTCatctctaaaatcaaaaatgtgttacttatatttatctatCAGTCTATACGATTGTTACTGTACTTACTTTCGGAAGGATTGTAGTACTTGAAATATCTCGGCATAACACAATTTCTTATACTCGTATTTTGCTGGTCCGTATATAATCGGTTCTGGTACTTGCTTTGTATTTTGCATTGTCATTGTTATGCGAACTCCGGTACTTGGATGACTTTGGActaaaaaaattcatgaaatcAATTAACAGTATCGATTCGAATCGTTAATAATCGCCTACTAGATCCAAAGTTATAtcaaaacaaacacattttactataataatattctgatttaTTGTAAGTGTGTTGTATGTACGGTAGTAAAAAACTCAACCAACCGAACAAGACTGATGAGCCACGTAATGATtagtgtgtactgtgtatgATAATATCTGTATAGGTTTGATGGATTGTGCGTATGACTGTGTGTtagtgaatatataaataatatacgtatttttatatcatgcctaataaatacattaaaaatatagtacgtATACttcatataaatatcaatatacttatatatgtacTTTGTCTTAGTTACTAAATTTTAGTAGATGAGCGATATTGAAACTAggttaagggtgtcggtgccaatttttccaattttccacCATTCCGAtcctatacaatttgaaaattatatttcatattatagttgctatcttaataaattttaatatttttctactaatcTACTGCGCTATACCTATtcaggagggggggggggttataggtgtattatatattcattttaaaaaaatgactcaacaggaaaaactctcacgcctcaTTGATATTgcaaattttgataatttttttttattttttgaaagatT is a genomic window containing:
- the LOC100576053 gene encoding kelch-like protein 20, with amino-acid sequence MTMQNTKQVPEPIIYGPAKYEYKKLCYAEIFQVLQSFRKDEVFCDIKLETDDGGSIFGHKVVLASASPYFHAMFTNLKKNNQDIVVIKNLDSTALQLLVEFIYSGQVTVTDKNVQDLLP